Proteins from a genomic interval of Diaminobutyricimonas aerilata:
- a CDS encoding exodeoxyribonuclease III gives MPKPLRIATVNVNGVRAAFRKGMGDWLAGRDIDILALQEVRAETSDLESLLGTEWDILHDAATAKGRAGVAIASRNKASIHRVSLGAEEFDSAGRWLEADYEVGDRIVTVVSAYVHSGGEGAKQVEKYKFLDAMEERLPELEQHNELAIVLGDLNVGHRELDIKNWKGNQKNPGFLPRERAYFDRILGPKGETVTGVDGSEGPGLGWVDVGRRFAGEVAGPYTWWSQRGKAFDTDTGWRIDYHLATAPLAETVVDYAIDRASAWDTRWSDHAPVVVDYAL, from the coding sequence GTGCCAAAACCGCTGCGCATCGCCACCGTCAACGTCAACGGCGTCCGAGCCGCCTTCCGCAAGGGCATGGGCGACTGGCTCGCCGGGCGCGACATCGACATCCTCGCCCTGCAGGAGGTGCGCGCCGAGACGAGCGACCTCGAGAGCCTGCTCGGCACCGAGTGGGACATCCTGCACGACGCCGCGACCGCGAAGGGTCGCGCCGGGGTCGCGATCGCGAGCCGCAACAAGGCGTCGATCCACCGTGTCTCGCTCGGCGCGGAGGAGTTCGACTCGGCGGGCCGCTGGCTCGAGGCGGACTACGAGGTGGGCGACCGCATCGTCACCGTCGTGAGCGCGTACGTGCACTCCGGCGGCGAGGGCGCGAAGCAGGTCGAGAAGTACAAGTTCCTCGACGCGATGGAGGAGCGGCTGCCGGAGCTCGAACAGCACAACGAGCTCGCCATCGTGCTCGGCGATCTCAACGTCGGACACCGCGAACTCGACATCAAGAACTGGAAGGGCAACCAGAAGAACCCCGGCTTCCTGCCCCGCGAGCGCGCGTACTTCGACCGCATCCTCGGCCCGAAGGGCGAGACGGTCACCGGCGTCGACGGCTCCGAAGGGCCCGGGCTCGGCTGGGTGGACGTCGGACGGCGCTTCGCCGGAGAGGTCGCCGGCCCGTACACGTGGTGGAGCCAGCGCGGCAAGGCGTTCGACACCGACACGGGGTGGCGGATCGACTACCACCTCGCGACGGCGCCGCTCGCCGAGACGGTCGTCGACTACGCGATCGACCGCGCCTCCGCGTGGGACACCCGCTGGTCGGACCACGCCCCCGTCGTCGTGGACTACGCGCTCTGA
- a CDS encoding succinate dehydrogenase iron-sulfur subunit yields MSTATLEGRAAPPPAQAQSFTVTVIIRRFDPEVDEEPRWQDFDVEMYPTDRILDALHKIKWEQDGSLTFRRSCAHGICGSDAMRINGRNRLACKTLIKDLDIAKPIYIEAIKGLPLEKDLIVDMEPFFESYREIQPFLIASSKPEKERIQSPVARERFDDTTKCILCAACTSSCPVFWTDGQYFGPAAIVNAHRFIFDDRDEGAQVRLDILNDREGVWRCRTTFNCSEACPRGIQVTQAIAEVKNAIMRGKPDIPLTVKG; encoded by the coding sequence ATGAGCACCGCAACCCTCGAAGGCCGCGCGGCACCGCCGCCCGCGCAGGCGCAGTCGTTCACCGTCACGGTCATCATCCGCCGCTTCGACCCCGAGGTCGACGAGGAGCCGCGCTGGCAGGACTTCGACGTCGAGATGTACCCGACGGACCGCATCCTCGACGCCCTGCACAAGATCAAGTGGGAGCAGGACGGTTCGCTGACGTTCCGTCGCTCGTGCGCCCACGGCATCTGCGGATCGGACGCCATGCGCATCAACGGCCGCAACCGCCTCGCGTGCAAGACGCTCATCAAGGACCTCGACATCGCGAAGCCCATCTACATCGAGGCGATCAAGGGGCTTCCGCTCGAGAAGGACCTCATCGTCGACATGGAGCCGTTCTTCGAGTCGTACCGCGAGATCCAGCCGTTCCTCATCGCGAGCTCGAAGCCCGAGAAGGAGCGCATCCAGTCGCCGGTCGCCCGCGAGCGCTTCGACGACACCACGAAGTGCATCCTGTGCGCCGCGTGCACCTCGAGCTGCCCCGTGTTCTGGACGGACGGTCAGTACTTCGGACCGGCCGCGATCGTGAACGCGCACCGCTTCATCTTCGACGACCGCGACGAGGGCGCGCAGGTGCGCTTGGACATCCTCAACGACCGTGAGGGCGTGTGGCGCTGCCGCACGACGTTCAACTGCTCCGAGGCGTGCCCGCGCGGCATCCAGGTCACGCAGGCGATCGCGGAGGTCAAGAACGCGATCATGCGCGGCAAGCCGGACATCCCGCTCACCGTCAAGGGCTGA
- a CDS encoding YihY/virulence factor BrkB family protein, with translation MADEGGTRGFPALVERVLGWRPVRVAQHYTITRGPILASGLAYQSIFAAFAGIWVGFSIAGLVIAGDVALRSTLIDYLAQTVPGLIEQENGNGAIDPDALLQIDGFTLSGTVALIGLLVTAIGWLGSARDAVRVEFDQPPLEANFFLVKLRDLGLAALFGLALVLTAALSVAGTAATGLLLDLVGIGSDSIVGAVGGRVVTLTVMFALDAVTLGGLYRVLSGLHIPWRRLRAGALLGAGGLGVLKVVGGALLGGGGTNPLLASFAVIVGLLIYFNLSCQVILFAAAWVAVGMRDRGLVVDPEVERRRLEEARRLVAEHEPEPAPSEPGPIARLARRVRALFRRDRSADPEDHSDVGRGS, from the coding sequence GTGGCGGACGAGGGTGGGACGCGGGGCTTCCCGGCTCTCGTGGAGCGCGTGCTGGGCTGGCGACCGGTGCGGGTGGCCCAGCACTACACGATCACGCGCGGTCCGATCCTCGCGAGCGGACTGGCGTACCAGTCGATCTTCGCCGCGTTCGCCGGCATCTGGGTCGGCTTCTCGATCGCGGGGCTCGTCATCGCCGGTGACGTGGCGCTGCGCTCGACGCTCATCGACTACCTCGCCCAGACCGTGCCCGGGCTCATCGAGCAGGAGAACGGGAACGGCGCCATCGACCCGGATGCGCTGCTGCAGATCGACGGCTTCACCCTGTCGGGCACCGTCGCCCTGATCGGGCTGCTCGTGACCGCGATCGGCTGGCTCGGCTCCGCCCGCGACGCGGTGCGGGTGGAGTTCGATCAGCCGCCGCTCGAGGCGAACTTCTTCCTCGTGAAGCTGCGCGATTTGGGGCTCGCCGCCCTGTTCGGTCTCGCCCTCGTGCTGACGGCCGCCCTCTCCGTCGCAGGAACCGCGGCGACCGGTCTGCTGCTCGATCTCGTCGGCATCGGGTCCGACTCCATCGTCGGCGCCGTCGGCGGGCGCGTCGTCACGCTCACCGTCATGTTCGCGCTCGACGCGGTGACGCTCGGCGGGCTCTACCGGGTGCTCTCCGGCCTGCACATCCCGTGGCGCCGGCTGCGCGCCGGCGCGTTGCTCGGCGCAGGTGGACTCGGTGTGCTCAAGGTCGTCGGCGGCGCACTACTCGGCGGGGGCGGCACCAATCCGCTGCTCGCCTCCTTCGCCGTCATCGTGGGCCTGCTCATCTACTTCAACCTCAGCTGCCAGGTGATCCTGTTCGCCGCCGCGTGGGTCGCCGTCGGGATGCGGGACCGCGGGCTCGTCGTCGACCCCGAGGTGGAGCGCCGGCGACTCGAGGAGGCGCGGCGGCTCGTGGCGGAGCACGAGCCCGAGCCGGCACCGTCGGAGCCGGGACCGATCGCCCGGCTCGCCCGACGGGTGCGCGCCCTGTTCCGCCGCGACCGTTCGGCGGATCCCGAGGACCACTCGGATGTCGGTCGGGGTTCGTAG
- a CDS encoding GNAT family N-acetyltransferase → MLHTARLELSAPTLEDVGRITEYCQDPLFERFLTTPWPYTREHGVSFVTEYVANGWRDDREFTWAMRVNGDLVGCIGLRHEDSGAVNLGYWVGAPHRRRGYLGEAMDAVLDWGFARGMDRIRWEAVVGNTASAASARSRGFRYDGIAPGADGTPSWHAHLTVVDDRAPQPGWPDDTFPPTSAAGVGNSGVAADDSGTDR, encoded by the coding sequence GTGCTGCACACGGCCCGGCTCGAGCTGTCCGCGCCGACGCTCGAGGATGTGGGCCGCATCACCGAGTACTGTCAGGACCCGCTGTTCGAGCGGTTCCTCACGACGCCGTGGCCGTACACGCGCGAGCACGGGGTGTCGTTCGTCACCGAGTACGTGGCGAACGGCTGGCGCGACGACCGCGAGTTCACCTGGGCCATGCGCGTGAACGGCGACCTCGTCGGGTGCATCGGCCTGCGGCACGAGGACTCGGGCGCTGTGAACCTCGGCTACTGGGTGGGTGCCCCGCATCGCCGCCGCGGCTATCTCGGCGAGGCGATGGATGCGGTACTCGACTGGGGCTTCGCGCGCGGCATGGACCGCATCCGCTGGGAGGCCGTCGTCGGCAACACGGCGTCCGCCGCGTCGGCGCGCTCGCGCGGCTTCCGCTACGACGGCATCGCGCCGGGCGCCGACGGCACGCCCTCGTGGCACGCGCACCTCACCGTCGTCGACGACCGGGCGCCGCAACCGGGCTGGCCCGACGACACCTTCCCGCCGACCTCCGCCGCGGGTGTCGGAAATTCAGGAGTCGCGGCTGACGACTCCGGAACGGACCGCTGA
- the trpS gene encoding tryptophan--tRNA ligase: MTAPRLFSGMQPSADSLHLGNFVGALLQWRELQRKHDALFCVVDLHAITVPQEAASLREKTRRTAAQYIAAGIDPEASTLFVQSHVPAHTELAWVLNTITGFGEASRMTQFKDKSARQGADAASVGLFTYPVLMAADILLYGTEVVPVGDDQRQHVELTRDLAARFNSRFGDTFVIPEAITLPDTARIYDLQNPTSKMSKSAESESGVVWLLDEPAKTAKKIRSAVTDTGREVRFDRGEKAGVSNLLTILSAFTGEKISALEQQFEGRGYGDLKKAVAEAVVAEFEPIRARTLELLDDPAELDRLLAVNAARANELAQERLAQVYDRIGLLPRA; the protein is encoded by the coding sequence ATGACCGCCCCCCGTCTCTTCTCCGGCATGCAGCCCTCCGCCGATTCGCTCCACCTCGGCAACTTCGTCGGTGCGCTGCTGCAGTGGCGGGAGTTGCAGCGGAAGCACGACGCGCTGTTCTGCGTCGTCGACCTGCACGCGATCACCGTGCCGCAGGAGGCCGCGTCGCTGCGCGAGAAGACGCGCCGCACCGCCGCGCAGTACATCGCCGCGGGCATCGACCCGGAGGCGTCGACGCTGTTCGTGCAGTCGCACGTGCCCGCCCACACCGAACTCGCCTGGGTTCTCAACACCATCACGGGGTTCGGCGAGGCGAGCCGCATGACGCAGTTCAAGGACAAGTCGGCCCGGCAGGGCGCCGACGCCGCATCCGTGGGCCTGTTCACCTACCCCGTGCTCATGGCGGCCGACATCCTGCTCTACGGCACCGAGGTCGTGCCCGTCGGCGACGACCAGCGCCAGCACGTCGAACTGACGCGCGACCTCGCGGCGCGGTTCAACAGCCGGTTCGGCGACACGTTCGTCATCCCGGAGGCCATCACCCTCCCCGACACCGCCCGCATCTACGACCTGCAGAACCCGACGTCGAAGATGAGCAAGTCGGCCGAGAGCGAGTCGGGCGTGGTCTGGCTGCTCGACGAGCCGGCGAAGACGGCGAAGAAGATCCGCTCGGCCGTCACCGACACGGGCCGCGAGGTGCGGTTCGACCGCGGCGAGAAGGCGGGCGTCTCGAACCTGCTCACGATCCTCTCGGCGTTCACCGGCGAGAAGATCTCGGCGCTCGAGCAGCAGTTCGAGGGGCGCGGCTACGGCGACCTCAAGAAGGCGGTCGCGGAGGCGGTCGTCGCCGAGTTCGAGCCCATCCGGGCGCGCACGCTCGAGCTGCTCGACGACCCCGCGGAGCTCGACCGCCTGCTCGCCGTGAACGCGGCTCGCGCCAACGAGCTCGCTCAGGAGCGCCTGGCGCAGGTGTACGACCGCATCGGCCTGCTGCCGCGCGCATGA
- a CDS encoding HAD family hydrolase, with protein sequence MAGRHAAEEPPGTSTPEFPAAVLFDLDDTLFAHRAAVESGVLAHRTSLGGELAAADAAVEFARWTDLEEHHYHRYLSGEVGFLEQRRERARGFVAPYGIDLDDDAADAWFDGYLAGYRAAWSLHDDALPCLDELGRRRPGVRFGIITNGELDFQTEKLDAVALSERVDSVVASGAVGIAKPDPRIFRLACELLAVRPEHAVYVGDRLHTDAIGAASAGLTGVWIDRRGTATDADLAEAATAGAHVIRSLDELPELLLPA encoded by the coding sequence ATGGCGGGGCGTCACGCCGCCGAGGAGCCACCGGGCACCTCGACTCCTGAATTTCCCGCAGCGGTGTTGTTCGATCTCGACGACACCCTGTTCGCGCACCGGGCGGCGGTCGAGTCCGGGGTGCTGGCGCACCGCACGTCCCTCGGCGGCGAGCTCGCCGCAGCCGACGCGGCGGTCGAGTTCGCCCGCTGGACCGACCTCGAAGAGCACCACTACCACCGCTACCTCTCGGGTGAGGTCGGCTTCCTCGAGCAGCGTCGCGAGCGCGCGCGGGGGTTCGTCGCGCCCTACGGGATCGACCTCGACGACGACGCGGCGGACGCCTGGTTCGACGGGTACCTCGCGGGCTACCGCGCCGCGTGGAGCCTGCACGACGACGCGCTCCCGTGCCTCGACGAGCTCGGGCGCCGGCGACCCGGCGTGCGGTTCGGCATCATCACGAACGGCGAGCTCGACTTCCAGACCGAGAAGCTGGATGCGGTCGCGCTCTCGGAGCGCGTCGACTCGGTGGTCGCATCCGGGGCCGTCGGCATCGCGAAGCCCGACCCGCGCATCTTCCGGCTCGCGTGCGAACTGCTCGCCGTACGACCGGAGCACGCCGTGTATGTGGGCGACCGCCTGCACACGGATGCGATCGGGGCGGCTTCCGCCGGGCTCACCGGGGTGTGGATCGACCGGCGCGGCACGGCGACCGACGCCGACCTCGCCGAGGCGGCCACCGCCGGAGCGCACGTCATCCGCTCGCTCGACGAGCTGCCCGAGCTGCTCCTGCCCGCCTGA
- the ptsP gene encoding phosphoenolpyruvate--protein phosphotransferase, which yields MELRGVGVGRGVAAGPVLRMPEPLAEPADARHDGDAAGEIAEVDDALAAVAADLNTRAQAAGGDAQAVLEAAAMMAQDPMLVDDVRARIEAGSTGERAVFDAFRSFQEQLTAMGGYMAERATDLADVAQRIIARLRGVPAPGVPQSDTPFILVARDLAPADTALLDLEKVLGLVTSDGGPTSHTAILARQKSIVALVGVQGALDIADGTTVVADAANSTVIVDPDAAQLEDVQRRIAERASAAAAPVQDGALADGTPVPLLANLGSPDEAAGAVELGAEGVGLFRTEFLFLDATSAPTVESQQASYTALLEAFPGRKVVVRALDAGADKPLSFLNDAHEENPALGLRGLRALRASEQILRDQLTALKNAQDATEADLWVMAPMVSDAEETRYFVELGRELGLKTVGVMAEVPSLAVLADQVLAIADFVSIGTNDLTQYTLAADRMLGSVASYQDPWHPAVLRLVKSLGDAGAAAGKPVGICGEAAADPDLAVVLVGLGATTLSMSPAALADVRQALAEVTIEQARAKATAALGAMTAAEARAAATAA from the coding sequence ATGGAGCTTCGAGGTGTCGGTGTGGGTCGCGGTGTCGCCGCAGGTCCCGTTCTGCGGATGCCCGAACCGCTGGCCGAACCGGCCGATGCGCGGCACGACGGTGACGCGGCCGGCGAGATCGCCGAGGTCGACGACGCGCTCGCGGCCGTCGCCGCGGACCTGAACACGCGCGCCCAGGCGGCGGGTGGGGACGCGCAGGCCGTGCTCGAGGCCGCCGCCATGATGGCGCAGGACCCGATGCTCGTCGACGACGTGCGGGCACGCATCGAGGCGGGTTCGACGGGCGAACGCGCCGTGTTCGACGCCTTCCGGTCCTTCCAGGAGCAGCTCACCGCGATGGGCGGCTACATGGCCGAACGCGCGACCGACCTCGCCGACGTGGCCCAGCGCATCATCGCCCGGCTGCGCGGCGTGCCGGCGCCGGGCGTGCCGCAGAGCGACACCCCCTTCATCCTCGTCGCGCGCGACCTCGCCCCGGCCGACACGGCCCTGCTCGACCTCGAGAAGGTGCTCGGGCTCGTCACGAGCGACGGCGGGCCCACCTCGCACACCGCGATCCTCGCCCGGCAGAAGTCGATCGTCGCTCTCGTGGGCGTGCAGGGCGCCCTCGACATCGCCGACGGCACGACCGTCGTCGCGGACGCCGCGAACTCCACCGTCATCGTGGACCCGGACGCAGCGCAGCTCGAGGACGTGCAGCGGCGCATCGCCGAGCGCGCCTCGGCGGCCGCGGCCCCCGTTCAGGACGGCGCGCTCGCCGACGGCACCCCGGTGCCGTTGCTCGCCAACCTCGGCTCGCCCGACGAGGCGGCCGGCGCCGTCGAACTCGGCGCCGAGGGCGTGGGGCTGTTCCGCACCGAGTTCCTGTTCCTCGATGCGACGAGCGCACCGACCGTCGAGTCCCAGCAGGCGAGCTACACGGCGCTGCTCGAGGCGTTCCCGGGCCGCAAGGTCGTCGTGCGCGCGCTCGATGCCGGCGCCGACAAGCCGCTGTCGTTCCTCAACGACGCGCACGAGGAGAACCCCGCACTCGGGCTGCGCGGCCTGCGGGCGCTGCGGGCGAGCGAGCAGATCCTGCGCGACCAGCTCACGGCGCTCAAGAACGCGCAGGACGCGACCGAGGCGGACCTCTGGGTGATGGCGCCGATGGTGTCGGATGCGGAGGAGACCCGCTACTTCGTCGAGCTCGGCCGCGAACTCGGACTCAAGACCGTCGGCGTCATGGCCGAGGTGCCCTCGCTCGCCGTGCTCGCCGACCAGGTGCTCGCCATCGCGGACTTCGTGAGCATCGGCACGAACGACCTCACCCAGTACACGCTCGCCGCCGATCGGATGCTCGGCTCGGTCGCGTCGTACCAGGACCCGTGGCATCCCGCGGTGCTGCGCCTCGTGAAGTCGCTCGGCGACGCGGGCGCCGCCGCCGGCAAGCCGGTCGGCATCTGCGGGGAGGCCGCGGCCGATCCGGACCTCGCGGTCGTGCTCGTCGGGCTCGGGGCGACGACCCTCAGCATGAGTCCCGCGGCACTCGCCGACGTGCGGCAGGCGCTCGCCGAGGTCACGATCGAGCAGGCCCGGGCGAAGGCGACCGCCGCTCTCGGTGCGATGACCGCGGCCGAGGCCCGCGCCGCCGCGACCGCCGCCTGA
- the sdhA gene encoding succinate dehydrogenase flavoprotein subunit, whose translation MTNGAAEAAGTSTLIDGVHHHQYDVVIVGAGGAGMRAAIEAGPKAKTAVISKLYPTRSHTGAAQGGMAAALANVEEDSWEWHTFDTVKGGDYLVDQDAAEILAKEAIDAVLDLENMGLPFNRTPDGKIDQRRFGGHTADHGKTPVRRACYAADRTGHMILQTLYQNCVKHGIQFFNEFYVLDLVMTDVDGTPQPSGVVAYELSTGELHVFQAKSIVFATGGFGKIYKTTSNAHTLTGDGVGIVWRKGLPLEDMEFFQFHPTGLAGLGILLTEGARGEGAILRNASGERFMERYAPTIKDLAPRDIVSRCMVQEVAEGRGAGPHKDYVLLDCTHLGAEVLETKLPDITEFARTYLGVDPVYEPVPVMPTAHYAMGGIPTNVKAEVLRDNDTVVPGLYAAGECACVSVHGSNRLGTNSLLDINVFGKRAGNNAVEYAATVDFTPLPADPAAGVRELVEMLRNSNGTERVAAIRKELQDEMDRNAQVFRTDESLEKVTKIIAGLRERYRNVSIQDKGKRYNTDLLEAIELGFLLDLAEVVVFSARNRKESRGGHMRDDFPKRDDAGYMKHTMAYLTGDPHSSLADDHIRLDWKPVVMTRYEPMERKY comes from the coding sequence CGCCGTCATCTCGAAGCTGTACCCGACGCGTTCGCACACGGGCGCGGCGCAGGGCGGCATGGCCGCCGCGCTCGCGAACGTCGAAGAGGACTCGTGGGAGTGGCACACCTTCGACACCGTCAAGGGCGGCGACTATCTCGTCGACCAGGACGCGGCCGAGATCCTCGCGAAAGAGGCGATCGACGCGGTGCTCGACCTCGAGAACATGGGTCTGCCGTTCAACCGCACCCCCGACGGCAAGATCGACCAGCGCCGCTTCGGCGGACACACCGCCGACCACGGCAAGACGCCCGTGCGCCGCGCCTGCTACGCCGCCGACCGCACCGGCCACATGATCCTGCAGACGCTGTACCAGAACTGCGTCAAGCACGGCATCCAGTTCTTCAACGAGTTCTACGTGCTCGACCTCGTGATGACGGATGTCGACGGCACGCCCCAGCCGAGCGGCGTCGTCGCGTACGAGCTGTCGACCGGTGAGCTGCACGTGTTCCAGGCGAAGTCGATCGTGTTCGCGACCGGCGGCTTCGGCAAGATCTACAAGACCACCTCGAACGCCCACACCCTCACCGGTGACGGCGTCGGCATCGTCTGGCGCAAGGGCCTGCCGCTCGAGGACATGGAGTTCTTCCAGTTCCACCCGACGGGTCTCGCGGGTCTGGGCATCCTGCTCACCGAGGGCGCGCGAGGTGAGGGCGCGATCCTGCGCAACGCGAGCGGCGAGCGGTTCATGGAGCGCTACGCCCCGACGATCAAGGACCTCGCCCCGCGCGACATCGTCTCGCGCTGCATGGTGCAGGAGGTCGCGGAGGGCCGCGGTGCCGGTCCGCACAAGGACTACGTGCTGCTCGACTGCACGCACCTGGGCGCCGAGGTGCTCGAGACCAAGCTGCCCGACATCACCGAGTTCGCCCGCACCTACCTCGGCGTCGACCCCGTATACGAGCCGGTGCCGGTCATGCCGACCGCGCACTACGCGATGGGCGGCATCCCGACCAACGTCAAGGCCGAGGTGCTGCGCGACAACGACACGGTCGTGCCGGGGCTCTACGCCGCCGGCGAGTGCGCGTGCGTGTCGGTGCACGGCTCCAATCGCCTCGGGACGAACTCGCTGCTCGACATCAACGTGTTCGGCAAGCGCGCCGGCAACAACGCCGTCGAGTACGCCGCGACCGTCGACTTCACGCCGCTGCCGGCCGACCCCGCCGCCGGGGTGCGCGAGCTCGTCGAGATGCTGCGCAACTCGAACGGCACCGAGCGGGTCGCCGCGATCCGCAAGGAGCTGCAGGACGAGATGGACCGGAACGCCCAGGTGTTCCGCACCGACGAGTCGCTCGAGAAGGTCACCAAGATCATCGCGGGCCTGCGCGAGCGCTACCGCAACGTCTCGATCCAGGACAAGGGCAAGCGGTACAACACCGACCTGCTCGAGGCCATCGAGCTCGGCTTCCTCCTCGACCTCGCCGAGGTCGTCGTGTTCTCGGCCCGCAACCGCAAGGAGAGCCGCGGCGGCCACATGCGCGACGACTTCCCGAAGCGCGACGACGCCGGGTACATGAAGCACACGATGGCGTACCTCACCGGCGATCCGCACTCGTCGCTCGCCGACGACCACATCCGTCTCGACTGGAAGCCGGTCGTGATGACCCGTTACGAACCGATGGAACGGAAGTACTGA
- a CDS encoding sigma-70 family RNA polymerase sigma factor → MSEEPQNPQGSDQVLVAQARGGNTRAYAELWRRHHRAGFHVARRFTSIDADDLVSEAFARILKRIQAGGGPTGAFRPYLYTTIRNLASTWGAARREIAVDEFDDLEEAFENTVDPAMQALDRTLVARAFRALPDRWQTVLWYTEVEGMDPHEVAPLLGISANGVAALGYRAREGLRRAWLQAHIADAALAGECAWASARMGDHARSGLSRRDAARFDAHVAECKNCTRLSEEVRHVGADLGLVLLPLLLGGTAGVALSGSAAAPDAAASALPDLPFPTEIVGAAGSAVAAPVAAGLSLGAATGTTAMLGSAAIVVAVGGGIVGGGIPAGVAVPVPTETTPIAAEPVAGTPAGPSPYAADPSTDGTVERPGGGAPAPDDPANIPGPLAPEASTPDAPGGGNGLGGVVGGVGNAVGGVVGGVGNTVGGVVGGVGNTVGGVVGGVGNTVGGVVGGVGNTVGGVVGGVVDTVTGGTPPPGHTAPGGPVAADIALNLGGTATPGAHLSLQAGGQVYATATVDRNGRFTLAATAIPAGTARLSLVQQVDRDYLGGLVGGVLGAVDSLVNALIKPVVITTPTAGIRIDVIG, encoded by the coding sequence ATGAGCGAGGAGCCGCAGAACCCGCAGGGTTCGGACCAGGTGCTCGTGGCGCAGGCGCGAGGGGGGAACACTCGCGCCTACGCCGAGCTCTGGCGGCGGCACCATCGCGCCGGCTTCCACGTCGCGCGCCGCTTCACCTCGATCGACGCCGACGATCTCGTGAGCGAGGCGTTCGCCCGCATCCTCAAGCGCATCCAGGCCGGCGGTGGACCCACGGGTGCGTTCCGGCCCTACCTGTACACGACGATCCGCAACCTCGCGTCGACGTGGGGTGCCGCCCGGCGCGAGATCGCCGTGGACGAGTTCGACGACCTCGAGGAGGCGTTCGAGAACACGGTCGATCCCGCCATGCAGGCGCTCGACCGCACGCTCGTGGCACGGGCGTTCCGCGCCCTGCCCGACCGGTGGCAGACGGTGCTCTGGTACACCGAGGTCGAGGGGATGGACCCGCACGAGGTCGCTCCGCTGCTCGGCATCAGCGCCAACGGCGTCGCCGCGCTCGGCTATCGGGCCCGGGAGGGTCTGCGCCGCGCCTGGTTGCAGGCCCACATCGCGGACGCGGCGCTCGCCGGCGAGTGCGCGTGGGCGTCGGCACGGATGGGCGACCACGCCCGGTCCGGCCTCTCCCGCCGCGACGCCGCCCGCTTCGACGCGCACGTCGCCGAGTGCAAGAACTGCACCCGCCTGAGCGAAGAGGTGCGGCACGTCGGCGCGGACCTCGGCCTCGTGCTCCTGCCGCTGCTGCTCGGCGGCACCGCCGGGGTCGCGCTCTCCGGATCCGCGGCCGCGCCGGACGCCGCCGCGTCAGCCCTTCCCGATCTCCCGTTCCCGACCGAGATCGTCGGTGCCGCAGGCTCGGCGGTCGCCGCGCCCGTCGCGGCCGGCCTCTCGCTCGGAGCGGCGACCGGCACGACGGCGATGCTCGGCTCAGCGGCCATCGTCGTCGCCGTGGGCGGAGGCATCGTCGGCGGCGGGATCCCCGCCGGCGTGGCCGTTCCCGTGCCGACCGAGACCACGCCGATCGCCGCCGAACCGGTCGCGGGCACGCCGGCCGGCCCGTCGCCGTACGCGGCGGACCCCTCCACCGACGGCACGGTCGAGCGACCGGGTGGCGGCGCCCCCGCGCCGGACGACCCCGCGAACATCCCCGGGCCCCTCGCGCCCGAGGCGAGCACCCCGGACGCCCCCGGCGGCGGAAACGGGCTCGGCGGCGTCGTGGGCGGAGTGGGAAACGCGGTCGGCGGTGTGGTCGGTGGTGTCGGCAATACGGTCGGCGGTGTGGTCGGTGGTGTCGGCAATACGGTCGGCGGTGTGGTCGGTGGTGTCGGCAACACGGTCGGGGGTGTGGTCGGTGGTGTCGGCAACACGGTCGGGGGTGTGGTCGGCGGTGTCGTCGACACGGTCACGGGCGGCACACCGCCCCCGGGACACACCGCGCCCGGCGGACCGGTCGCGGCCGACATCGCCCTCAACCTCGGAGGCACGGCGACCCCGGGCGCGCACCTGTCGCTCCAAGCCGGAGGCCAGGTGTACGCGACCGCGACCGTGGACCGCAACGGACGCTTCACGCTCGCGGCGACCGCCATCCCGGCCGGCACCGCGCGGCTGTCGCTCGTGCAGCAGGTCGACCGCGACTACCTGGGAGGCCTCGTCGGGGGCGTGCTCGGTGCCGTGGACAGCCTCGTGAACGCCCTCATCAAACCGGTCGTCATCACGACTCCGACCGCCGGCATCCGCATCGACGTCATCGGCTGA